The Candidatus Methylacidiphilales bacterium DNA window CAGGACAAAAACGGTGATCAGCCACGACAAGCGGACACACGGTCGTTTTGGGATAGAACGATAACGTCAGCATGGAGATCAAGTGTAAACAGGTGAGCTTCGACTAGCTTGAAGCAGGGGGGCAGACGCTTTGCGCGCGCGGTGCGCGTCTACTAGCGGATTGAGAACAGCCAGCACTGTGCCTTGGATGTGGTGTTTGGCAAAGATCTCAGTCGGGTGCGCACGGGGCACAGTGCAGAGAATTATGCTGTATTGCGAGGGATGTTGTGGCGTATTCTGGAGAGTGGGTAACCTTACGTTGAGGAGAAAGGAGGAGCAAGAGGAGGCACACCATCAAAGCGAGGCGCATGCGCGTGGCGCGCAGCGACGACTTCTTGCTCATGGTACTGGCTTGCTCTGCTCAGAACCTTAAAATTCCTAATGCGTAAGCGTTGTAGAAAAGGGAGATCTCGCAAAGGGGGGCGTAAGATGATTGCGCACCATGGCTGGTTGATCTTATTTATTGGCGCTGATATATGCCTACATATGGGTGTTAATAAAAAACGCTTGACCGATTGCTCTTATCTTTTCAATAAAAAGACCCACTCCCCTATGTTATATAGGGGAGTGGGTTAGCAAAAGAATATCTGTTGAGGAGACACCCACCAACTGAACTACATCATAATCGAAAAATGCGTGCATGTCAAGCCTCATATCAAAGACATGTATAGCGCAAAACGGCACGCAAAGATGCCTACATGTATGAGCGAATAGCATTTCGGCCATGAGAAGAGCAGCGATAAGCCGCCCCTAGAACCTTAAGATCTTTTTAGTTTAGGGGGCAAGCACAAGCGCCTGATAAAATAGAAGGAAGATCTGATCATGATCCCAACATCACTTTAACCGAAAACAAAACACAACTCTGCCTAGTGCAAGAAGGTATTGTTGGTAAAGCGCGGATAACACTGATCAATTAGCATCATCACGTTGGTAAATTAGGGGTGTAAATAAAATTGGATACATGAAGTGCCAAAAGAGACATAAGCAAATCGGTGGTCAAACGAGGCCAGAATCGTAGCATCAACCAGCGCTACATGTGAAAAGCCTGCCATTGTCATTTCACCCCTCAGCCCAACCCAATTGGCTACCCGCCTAGAATCCCGCGCTAAGCCGTCGAGATGTATCTAGATGACCACTGCTTCCGACGCATCTGGCGCAATCTTTGTGTCAAGTGCGCAATCGGTAGCCACCTGGGTCAAGTGCGCCGGTGAACGTGCCTTGGCTGCTCCCCCCCCCCTCCATCCCACAGCCCCAACCGACGACGGTACTGTCGTCGAGCTTGTGGGCAGTTCACATTCGTCGGGAGTAAAAAATGCGACGATCTCATCGCACATGTCGAACGCCGGACGCGCTGCGTGATGAGCAGATAGATACCCTATCCCGCGATGAAACAGTGTTACAGGCGGTGATGGATCAAGGGCCACGCGCATTTCAGTATTGCACCGACGGCTTCAGTGGGTGTGCTGCTTTAGACTACCGTGGCAGCTGTCTCTGGTTGCGCCGGGTAATTCGTAGACCTATTTAGTTAAAGCAACTCTCGCCGAGTTGCGGGGGGTCTTGCTCGCTTAGGCCGACGGACACGGTGCTTTTCGCATTGTGTGGAGGAGCTACGGCGGTCGGTTGCATCCTTTGTACAATGCAGGAATCGGTGGCATCCCTTCAAGCAAGCGCATCTGGGTTATCAGAGCTATCCGCGGAACTACGCAAGTATTTGGATTTAGGTACTCCCGCAAATTACATTTACACAGTTGTTCTAATATCCTGATTGGATATGAGGATAAAAGAATGACTAAAATATGTGAAATGCTTATCAGGGGAGCTATCGGATTGCGAATAAGTATCACGATAATTATGGATATACGAATGAATGAAATTGGATGGCTTGCTCATACGATCAAATGATAAAGATGCTACCGTATCACGATCGTGCATAGTGCACGTATCTGTCTAAACTAGGATGGAAAGATTTACAATTCTATTCTCAAGCGTAACACAAACTTACACATTTGCAACAGACAAAACGATGTAACAAAATAAGCAGACGACGCTTCGCTAGGCAAGCTTTAGCATAGATCGTGAAAACTGGTAGGAAGAAGTGTTCTTGTGCATAACCGATCGCCACATGCTGAGGTAAGCCATTTTTGTCTGATTTAACATTAGGTCTGGCTATAACAGTAGAATGCAAATCAAAATAACCACAGTCTCGGTAGTCTATATCAGCCTGCGTGTGCTTGCACAGGTGAACACAAACCCTGCGACTGATTAGTTGTGATGTGCCGTGACAATGCCTCCTCCATAGGCTACATCGGAAGATGCAGAAAAGATAGTATGCCAACAGCACGCCGATGAACAGTATATGGTTAAACGTGTTTAAACCTAAACTCTTCTGTTCTCTCACAAATAGTTCTTATCACTCGCATGCGATCGCACTAAGAGTTGTTGCTGATTCCAGCACTGTACAAGGATAATAATTGATTGTCAACGCCTTGAATATTTTTAAATACGCCACAAAAATCACAAACTTTCGTCAGCTGAATCAGTCTGAGGTGTTTTGCAATTTGGTAGTAGGACCTACACCCAAAGAATCTCTCTGAGACTTAGTTGTCATGACAGAAGACATCTGCATAGTAGTTTAAGATGCGCATTTACTTTAGTTTTCAGTACAAGCTTAAAAATATCATTGTCTCTTGGCTGATTATTTACTGTTACACTATTCGATGGCACAATGTTGTTTGCTTTTATGTTAGATCAAGCTATTCATTAATAATTACACATAATTATAAAACCTTATTTTATACCCAAAAACAATCTCTTTATTTTTATAATAAATGGATGATCGAAAGAGGTGTATTATTTGTTAACACAGAGAATTTACTGCTTTTTGCGTCCAAACTATTCACACGGATTGAATTAAACAAATTTAATTGCTTCAGCACTGCGTTAAATTTACCCTGTAAATATCTCTATCCTCGTTGAATAATTTCCTTATTTGCGAAGATTTAAGTGAGGAGAATTCTCTGAATGCATGCACTATGTGCATATTTTGAGGATAATAGCGCCGGATCTCATGGCATATAGATAAATACTCATTCATTGGACGAGAGATATTTGGCGCTTCGTGTAAATAATAATCGTCATGGTCCAGCTGGGCGACTTCTGCTGCTGCCATAAGGTACAATCCGCAGGTGAGGATGACTAGGGGGGCAGGGTAGCAGCCTGGATCACAACTAAATTTGTAAGAGACACCGTTTAGTGTCAAAACATGATCAGTTGCAATAAATTCGATATCACCCAATTTTCCCTTCATATAATGAGATTTTGAGAACGGCGGCAAGTGATTGAATAATGTAGACATACATACGTATAATTCTTCGAAGCGAACAGTTGTTTCAGTGATATGAGAGAATAAACCTAGGATAAAATTATCTGAATACGCGATTTGCTTTTTATTAATTTCAGGTATATACGATGATGCAGGGGGTAAAATATAAGGGCAAATGATGCGAGATTCTCCATTTATAACAGATATAATTTTTCCCACCTTGTTTACATCAGCATATATATCATTTTTATGCTGGACCACAATTGCTTTAATGTTTGTGGATACATCGGGAGGAATTATTCTTGCATTATGCAAGGTCTTTAAATATGAACATCCGTCCTTATTCTCTTCTATCACTATAATATAACTAAAATCATCTCTATTTTCATCATCTATTTCAATGTGCTCACTTTCTATTATTTTATTGATCAATATTTTGAGAGGATCATAGGCATGTTTTCCGTCATTTTTTGATAACAACTCAACTATCAGATCATGTAGTTCATCGGAAAGAATTAATTTCTTATTGCACGGAGCATTGACCCATGGCCATGAGCCATCATGTAACACGATAGAATCTTTAAGTTCAGCAACATGTTCCTCACACAATTCTTTGGAATAATCTTTTGAAGCTCTTAAGACAATATTTGCTATCACGACATCCCTCGACTGCTCAACTGTTTTGTATGCTTACTCATATATATTATATGCGCAAGGATAAGGCACTGCATCTGATCAAGAAAATCGCGAAATTTTTAGTCTATAAAGATAGGTACATTTTTTGCCAGAGCTGTTAATAATATACGTAGCTCTTGCAATACTAAGATATAACTAGATTGTAACACGATTGAATTCACACTATATAATTCGTGGTATAAAATATATCTATGAGATTTGCCCACCTACACACACATTCCTATTACTCATTAAACGAAGGTAAACCTGGAATATCTCATCTAGTTAAAAAAGCTAAAGATATAGGCGTCGAAGCTCTTGCTCTTACTGACACAAACCTAATGACGGGTATCCCTGAGTTTATATCAGAATGTAAAAAGAATGGGATAAAGGGAATCATTGGTGCTGAATTTTATGTTAAAAGAGACGATAGACCAAATCAAGATATTTATCGCCTTATCCTCTTAGCTCAAAATATCAGAGGATATCGTAATTTAATGAATATATCAAGCATTGTCGGCACACAAAAGGCTTCATATTATAAATATCTTCCATTTTCTGCATTGAAAGATTTATCCGACGATTTAATTTGTATTACAGGGGGGTGGGATAGTGAGATTGGAGCAACACTTTTATCAGATGACAGCCAAAGAATGGATCACTTGCTCAATGATTATCTTAATATCTTCAAAGGCCGTTTATATCTAGATTTACGCACTCATAATCATGATAATATTTTACAACTCAATAATATGTTGTATAAACTTTCTTCGCGATATAGTGTCCCTTGCATCTTTACATCTGATGTCCATTATTTAGAACCAGGAGAACAACCTCACCTTAAAGTTATCTATAGTCTTCAGGAAAATTGGCCAATCATCGATTGTTATGAGGAAGCTTCAACTTATGAAAGACATATGCTTGAGTATTATGAGGTGGTCAATGTTTTATCGAAATGCTTCAATCTTGATACAACCACACAAATAATTGACACAACCGTTGATGTGGTAAATAAAATAGAAGAGATACAGTTCGATAGAAAGTTTCATCTTCCTTCAGCTCCGGTTGATCAAAGATATATAGGGAAGGAAGACCAATTCTTCAAAGAGTTGGTAACACTCGGTTTTGAACGACGCTATGGTATACCATCAGAAAAAGATAAAAAAGGATGGAGCCATGATAATAGCCCATGTCTTCCCTGGTGTTTTATCAACTTGCCAGCGGGTATAACGCACCCTAAACAAATGCAACCAAGATTACCTAGAAATACATCGATAGACGATCTACATCGTAGACTATGGCACGAGATAGATACTATTTGTAGCCTCAACTTCCATCATTATATGCTCATCGTATGGGACATCATTAAATTCGCACATGATCATTCTATCGGTTGGAATGTGCGGGGCAGTGCTGCAGGAAGTATTGTTAGTTATGCATTAGGTCTAACTCGTGTGGAACCTGTAGGGCATGGTTTGTTTTTTGAACGTTTCCTTAATCCGCAGCGTGTCAGTATGCCCGATATTGATATCGATTTTCCCGATGATACACGCTTTATGATAATTAATCATACAGTCGAAAGATATTCTCAAGATCATGTCGGTGGCATCATTGCTATTGCTACACTGGGAGCAAAAGCTGCTATCCGTGCTGCCGGAAGATTACTCGAGGTCCCCCTAGAAAAGGTCAATTACGTATGTAATCTTATCTATATAAGACCTGGCAGAGAAGTGCTCATTCAAAACGAATTGAAAGAAAACAAAGACCTAATTGAATTGTATAATACAGACCCACAGGTGCATGAATTAATAGAAACAGCTCTTATTATCCAGGGCAGACCAAGTCACTTTAGCACACACGCTGCAGGGATTGTAATTGCAGATCGCCCTCTTAGAGAATATGTACCGCTGTATGAAATGATAAGCAATGATGCGGAGAAAAATCTAAATCATATGACTCAGTACGACATGTTAAGGTTGGAAGATGTGGGCTTATTAAAAATGGATTATCTTGGATTGACTATGTTAAGAACTATAAGAAACACTTGTGATTTGATCCGAGCTCGACATTCAATCAGCTTTGATCTCGATACATTGCCATATGACGATCCAAAGGTTTATGAAAATCTTGGTAAAGGAGATGTCGTTGGCATTTTTCAATCGGAAGGCGAGGGCTTTAAACAAATGTTGAAGAAGATGAAACCGCAGAACTTCGAAAACATTATCGCAGCTTTATCGCTCTTTAGACCTGGTCCACTACAATATCTTGATAGTTATATCAATCGTCTACATAAAAGGGAAAAGCCTTTCTATCGTCATCCAATTCTAGAACCTATCTTAAGAGAAACCTTCGGCATTATGGTCTATCAGGAACAGGTGATGGGAATTGCTAAAGATGTAGGTGGTTTTAGCTTATCGGAAGCAGATATTTTGAGAAAATCTATTTCCAAGAAGGATCGCGCTACTATGGA harbors:
- a CDS encoding DNA polymerase III subunit alpha: MRFAHLHTHSYYSLNEGKPGISHLVKKAKDIGVEALALTDTNLMTGIPEFISECKKNGIKGIIGAEFYVKRDDRPNQDIYRLILLAQNIRGYRNLMNISSIVGTQKASYYKYLPFSALKDLSDDLICITGGWDSEIGATLLSDDSQRMDHLLNDYLNIFKGRLYLDLRTHNHDNILQLNNMLYKLSSRYSVPCIFTSDVHYLEPGEQPHLKVIYSLQENWPIIDCYEEASTYERHMLEYYEVVNVLSKCFNLDTTTQIIDTTVDVVNKIEEIQFDRKFHLPSAPVDQRYIGKEDQFFKELVTLGFERRYGIPSEKDKKGWSHDNSPCLPWCFINLPAGITHPKQMQPRLPRNTSIDDLHRRLWHEIDTICSLNFHHYMLIVWDIIKFAHDHSIGWNVRGSAAGSIVSYALGLTRVEPVGHGLFFERFLNPQRVSMPDIDIDFPDDTRFMIINHTVERYSQDHVGGIIAIATLGAKAAIRAAGRLLEVPLEKVNYVCNLIYIRPGREVLIQNELKENKDLIELYNTDPQVHELIETALIIQGRPSHFSTHAAGIVIADRPLREYVPLYEMISNDAEKNLNHMTQYDMLRLEDVGLLKMDYLGLTMLRTIRNTCDLIRARHSISFDLDTLPYDDPKVYENLGKGDVVGIFQSEGEGFKQMLKKMKPQNFENIIAALSLFRPGPLQYLDSYINRLHKREKPFYRHPILEPILRETFGIMVYQEQVMGIAKDVGGFSLSEADILRKSISKKDRATMDTYRSRFIQGANQKNIPKDTANAIWADIERFADYGFNKAHAASFARLTCQSMWLKSYYTIEYMCSLLNSEMENVEKVGLILKDCLNHGIEVLPPNINTSKHEFCIVKHAEKEAIRVGLGAIKYVRSAGEEICAVRGDVPFKNCDEFVTRYKPNKRVLSALIMSGALSSLHDYDKYLNLEMGSEANHMDILLSRLRAQRELIGITLQVPDSLLTTLLQSRSSIRIRIEDVINEQNNIASFYVVALVASQEWRKSKNNNPYQTLTLIDDSGEMTCHRFVDTENKDINTGDIGKFKIIRKKVGERWYYNVVDYTPIRNISDSVQKHKSDNQDNSPQIRLFV